The genomic interval AAAGAGCATTTACCCTCTGCATTAAATGACAGCAATATAAAAAAAGCGTTAGACGTATTAGACGTTATGAACTTTAATTCAGAAGAAAAAGAAGTTTATGAAGATCATTTAAAATGGATTCGCACAGAAGCCCTAGCTGTTAAAACAGCCGAAGAGAAAGGCGAAAAGATTGGATTAGAGAAAGGCAGAGAAAAAGGCAGAGAAGAGGGTATAGAAGAGGGAGAAAGGATTGGATTAGAAAAAGGTAAAAAAGAAGAACGCTATGCAACTGCCTTAAAGATGTTAGAGCTGGGCATAAATATAGACACCATATCCATTGTTACCACTTTTTCAAGAAAAGAAATAATTTCTATTATGGAAGAAAACAACTTAAGTTTATAAGAAGAGGCTTTTGAATCAGTCAGGGATTGAGGCCACTTTTCCATGATATTTTCTTTGAAAAAAATTAACCATTTTTTATCAAAAAAAAGTGGAAAATGCTTAATGTCAATGATTTATGCCATCATATATTTAAACCACCACCGTCTATTGTAGTCAGCCATTATATTTTTGGAATGGTTTTTGCTCGTTTTTTTACTGTAGGTTTAAATCAGTTTAATTCTAACTTTAATTATTAGCCATGCATGAACAAGGAACTATATCCATACATACGGAAAATATTTTCCCAATTATCAAAAAATTCCTATACTCAGATCAAGATATTTTTCTTAGGGAATTAATAGCTAATGGTGTAGATGCGATTCAAAAGCTCAAAAAATTATCTTCTATGGGCTTATATGAAGCATCTACTGAAAAATTATCTATTGAAGTAATAATCAATGAAAAAGAAAAAAAACTTATCATTAAGGACACTGGCTTGGGAATGACGGCCGATGAAATTAAGCAATATATCAACCAAATTGCTTTTTCTGGAGCTACTGCATTTATAGAGAAATATAAAGAGCAGATGGACCAACATCAACTCATTGGTTTTTTTGGATTGGGTTTCTATTCGGTCTTTATGGTAGCTAAGAACGTTGAAATCATTACCAAGTCTTACCATCATGGTGCTCAAGCTGTTCATTGGACTTGTGATGGTAGTACTAATTTTGAAATCACTCCTACTACCAAAAATGAAGTAGGAACAGAAATTATTGTACATATAGCTGAAGATTCTGAAGAATTCCTAAATAAGGAACACATACAGTCGATTTTAAATAAACATTGTCGTTTCCTCCCCGTAGAAATTTTCTTTGATGGAAAAGTTATTAACCATACAACACCTTTGTGGACTAAAAATCCAACTGATTTAAAATCAGAAGATTATCTTTCTTTTTATAAAGAACTATATCCCTTAGCGCCAGACCCTCTTTTTTGGATACACTTAAATATTGATCATCCATTTACATTAACTGGCGTATTATATTTTCCTAAAGTTGCAAATTACTTTGAACAAAAAGAAACTGTTCAGTTATATGCAAGGCAGGTTTTTATTACTAATGATGTAAAAGAGGTTATTCCAGATTTCTTGTGCCTACTGCATGGCGTAATTGACTCTCCTGATATACCCCTAAACGTATCCAGGAGTGCCTTACAATCAGATAAAAATGTTAAAAAAATTGGCACATACATTGGTAAAAAGGTAGCAGAAAAACTAGAAGCACTTTTCCGACAAGATCGTAAAGCCTATGAAGATAAGTGGAATGATATAGCTCTATTTATCAAATATGGCATGATAACAGATGACAAATTTGATGAAAAAACAAGAGAACTTATCCTGCTACAAAGTACAACAAATCATTATTATACCATAGATGAGTATAAAAATAAAGTATCTAAAAATCAAACTGATAAGCATGGAAATATAATTTTTCTCTATACAACAGATCCACAAAAACATGCTATGTATATACAGACAGCACAGCATAAAGGTTATGACGTATTGGTACTTAATAGTCCTGTTGATACCAATTTTATTAATTTTGGTGAGTATAAGTTCGATAACATTAAATTCAAAGGTATTGACACCGATACACTTAGCAACTTAATTGAGAAAGAAGAGGTATTAGAGCAGGTGCTTACAGAAGTAGAGCAAAAGGAACTAAAATCCATTTATGAACAAACTATTGGTACAGAGCAAACCACGTGGAATGTGACATCTATGTTACCAGAGGAGCTACCAGTAACCTTTGTAACTTCTGAACTTTTAAGACGTATGGAGCAGTTTTCTCAAGGTCGAGGTACTGGAAAGAAAGACATATTTAAATCTATGCATTTGGCTATCAATGGGAATCACCCTTTAGCAAAGAAAATCCTTGGTATTACGGATAAAGATTTGCAAAAAGAGTTGGTAAAAAATGCTTATTATTTAGGACTTCTTGCACAAGGCATGCTGGAAGGAGATCTATTAGCAACATTTATAAGAAATTATACAGATAAGTTGTTAAATGCATAAATGCATATTTGATCGAATCGTCTGTGGAATACCTCTAGACGATTCGATACCTTTATTTGAATTTATTCAAATTCCTCCATATATCGGTCACCTTGCTTCTCATCGTCATAATAACGGAAAGCAATATCCCCCTCCAAAAATTCTTTAATAGCTTCTAATACAGGCTTTGGTTGCCTTTCATAGTGTTGAGAAACCTCGTATTGTCTATGCTTATCTAGGCTATCCTTTTCTTGGCTAATACTTACATAGTCTTCTAACTTAGCATCTAACTCTTCTTTTAGTTTCATGGCTAGATGCTTAGCACGTTTAGTAATAACAACCGTACTTTCATAAATATTACCAGTAGGTGCAATCAGCTCACTTATGTTTCTAGGAGTTAAATATACTTTTTTATTTAGATTCATAATTAATGATAAAATTAAAAATTATTTTAAAAATTGTTCCTGTTATACCATGTAGATGGATTTGTTAAAACTATTTCTTAAAATATTTAGGCATATGAGGAAGCATGGCCAACCCAGTATTATTTTCCATACCTTTCTTCTTTTTTAATACCATGCCTTTATCAGTGTCATGCATATAAGCACTATGCCATTTTGATAAGTCAAGCATACGATCAATAATTTGCTTTTTTTCTTGTTCATTAGACACTGTTTTAGCACGTTCTTTATAACTTTTTAGCAAGAGGGCATATGTCTTGAGCTCGAAGCCTGAATTAGGATAAGTTTTTTCGAAATTTTCAAGTGCAACAATAGCAGCATGATAATATCCTAAACGCACGTAGCATGCAGCCTCTTTAAAACTTTTAGATATAAGGCGATGGTGTAAGGTTTTCAAAGCAATATGGGCTAAGTCTAGGTAATGTCCTTCCGGATACATTTCCAAGTATTCTTCAAGCAAGTGAATAGCATCGTAGGTAACTGTTTGGTCTAGATAGATGTCTACATTTTCGAAAGCCAAACTATATCCAGCCATAAAAAATGCCTCTTCTATTTGTGGATCCAAAGAGTATTGTTCTGTAAGGAAATGAAATTGGTTTGAGCTAATACTATAATTTTTCTCGTAGTAATTAGCATAGGCTTCATAAAACTGTAACTGCAACCGATCTGCTTTACACTTAACAACCGGAAGCAACTCTTCTATTAATTCAAGTACGTTTGTATAACGCTGTTTTTCATAAAGCTTGACAATCTTTTGCATTTTTTCTAAAACGGCCGCATTACTTTGTGTATGTGTCGTATCCGTAGACCGGGCCAGTGTAGGGGTGACATGTCCAAAACATGCAAAACCAAGCAATAAAAGTATTTTTCTAGACTTATTCATTTATAGCGCTTACATTCAAACTTAACTTTCTACAATTCATACAAGCACACTACTTATTAAAGTGCAACAGGAGGCCTGCTTTCCCATTTTCTAAGAAAATCACCTATATTTATTCGAGTTAACTCTTAAAAAAACAGACAACATATAGATTTTACTACTCACCATCTTAACACTTTAAGTGGAGTTGGAGGGAATCGAACCCTCGTCCGAACAAGAAAACCGCAACGCTTTCTACATGCTTAGTTACTGTTTATTGTCGATATAACCAAGGCCAGTGAACTTACCTCATGTTATACGTATACGCGATTAAATCTTGTGTAGCCATCACGTAACCTATCCTACACCAGTCCTATGTAACGATGCCTCTATCCTGACCCCATAGAACAAAAGTCAGAGAGACAAACTCCCCTTAGTCTATCGACTAAGCAGCCATGCGGAATACTCCTTCTTCCCCTCCTTCTTCCTCTTCCTCTTCACGGCGAGAATTAATAATAGCAAAGATGCCATTTATTCAATGTGTAAGTTTTATTTAGAGGTAATACTTACAACACCTCGCATGCTTACATTGGATTTTAGCTTCCCGTCAATTCCAGTCAACCCCAAATGGCTTATGGATATCCATTTCGTTCATCTATAAGGAACTACCCATTAAGATATCGTGTTAAGATAGTATTTTTTCCTGGATGTACCAAACTTGCATAGCATACAGGACTTTCGCATTTTTATCTAAAAACTGTGCATAGATATACCCTATAAAAGTTTCAGAAAACTTTTGAAATATTTACTTTTTATTGATTATAAAATTATTAAATATCATCATATCTAAGTATAAAAGCATTATTGCCATTGTACGAAAGTCCTGATTAATGCTGAATGGATAAATTGGGACTTTTGAAGAGATTGTGTAAAATGTTTTTCTTGTTTTATAATCCCTAATTACTAAATCCATGTAGTGAAAAATTTGCTGTTTTTCATATATTTAGACCACTACCCTTTGCGTTTTTCAGAACTTAAATTTTACACATTTTCTTGTTTTGCCTTATCTAAAAGCTCTTTGATTTTTTTGTGTTTTTGAGAACCCAACTTTGACAAAAATTCACCCCATTTTGTTGTTGTAATACCTTCCGGATTGGCTCCATGTTTTAACAACAACGCTACGATTTCTACATGACCATCATGCACTGCCTGGCCAAGTGGAGTACGTCCGTAACGGTTTTTGGATTCTAACTTTATAACTGGATGCTCTAATAATAGATCTGTTGCGTAAGTCCCTGTTATTAGTTTTTGGAGTAAAAAAATGTTAAAATAGGGGGTAATACTTAATATAACCGTATAAATACCTACCCCCTATGGGCTTAACATATAAAAAATTATCGAAACATCCACTCTCTTTACGTCGTTTATTAGACCTATTGCGTAAGTACTAGGCTCACTGAAGTGGGCAAAATTCACTTAAAAGCCATCTATTATGTACAAATAGCTGTATTTTTATTCCATCTACTTACAAAACAGGTCTCTAAAATGATTCGTTTTAATAACTAGTTTAAAAACTTGACCGTTGTACGCGAAGAAATTGCTATAGAAAATGAAGTAATAAAAAAATCTCTACCTATCATTCCTTGTTCATACCTGACCCGGTCTTCAGTCCATTTTCTTTTACTGATATAACTACATATTCGCATTGTAAAGGCTGCAATTTGATCAGCTGTTGCAAACCAAGAAGAAACCATTTTAGGATGATAATTAGGTGTATCAGGAGAAACACTGGTAATAATAATGGCAGAAGCTGTATTGGAGAAAGCATGCCACCCACTGGTAGTCGGTGGCTTTTCACGTAAATCTAATAGATATGTTCCACCAGCTGTCATTAAGCTTACACCTGCATTAGACCATATGGTTAATAAATCTGCACGCCGAAAACCTTGTTGTAACTCAAGATATAAAGCAACGGACATTAAAATAAGATAAGTACCACTTTTGACGAAATTTAAATGTGCCGCATGATCTTGGCTAAAACTATACTTCGAGCCTTTTCTTGACCAACCAAAACAATACTTCCACCCAGCACCAAAAAGATTTGAGGCGCTGTTAGCTGCAAACGTAATACTAGCAATAGGTAGCCCTTTAAGCATTTCTTCTATAGGCATCTTTATGGTATTCCCCTTGTTAGTAATCGTTTTTAATTTCTGGAAATCAATTGTTCCAGCCATCATAGACTGCTCTATTTCATCCATTTCTGGTAAATAAATCTCAACATTATTGGAATTTAGATCTTCTAATAAACTATCATTATGTACTTTTACCAATACGGGAAAAAATACTTGATTCAAATCAATTCCAGTAGGTACCATATTATTAGATAGTGCTACTGTATCATTAGATGGTACAGGCATTTGCCAGCCCCCCTCCAAGTACAGCTCCTGCTACAAGCGCTTTATTTAATTCGATATTTGAGTAACTCGCTTCTGACTACAAGCGCCTAAAGCGTAAAATAGCGTAATCCATAAAATGGACGTATACACATGATATATGAGTTTGCTTATATATTTCATTATCATTAAAAATTTATATTAAAATAATAACCTTCTGTGAAGGTATATACCTATAGGCATAGCCGGTCTAAAAAAACAACCTAGCCTATTTCCACTTGATTCTTTGTATATAAAAATTTGTATGTGTTGTACATCTTTTGCACCAATCCTTATGCAAAATTATGACACTACCATGCTTAAATGGATATATACAAAAGAACCCATGTGTAGGAACGCATAGCATTTACGCTGCATGTGATGTGATGGATCACCAGCAACGGGAATAACTCTGGATCCTTACTAATAACCCACATTCCGCACCAAAAAATGCAAATCTTACAATTATTTTATAATTGATTACTAATAATTTTTATAATTGTATAGTAATATACTTTCATAGCCAAAGTAAAACTTTGTACAGAGTATAAGTTTTAGAAACTACTAATTAGTAATAATTTTTTGCTTTACTATTGTATGGTAACTTTTTATTTAGTATAATAAGGAAGCAAACCTAATCATTCATTATGAAATGAGTGTTTCATTAAACAATATATTCTACAAAATGTTGTTTTTGAAGTAATATTAAATAGTTTTGATGTTATCAATTGATCTTAATTTAATTAATAAGAATCTAAAAAAAGGTGCGGAATGTGGGTAATAAGGTAATTAACTTACATCAAAGATGCAATAGGTGAACACTATTTATTAAACAGACTTTTTATCTGAAATATCAGTTACAGTAGTAGTATGTTCCTGTGATATTAAGGATTTATTGCGCATATATAAATAAGAAGGAATACCACTTGCTATAATTACTCCAACAACCATAAGATGAAAAAGACTCATAGCAGAAACGATCATCCAGATTGAAAACAACATGGCAAGTAATCCTATTATACAGTTGCTTTTTGTTCTTGCAATCCGATTATCCCATAGTAGTTTACAATAACTACAAGTTGAAAGAGCATAAACCAATAGAAAAATAATCACAGAAACATCTATGAGGTCTAGTAATTGTTTCTTTAAACTGTTATTTAACGTAAGGATTAAAAATGGAATAATTCCTAATGAAGATGCTAAAATACTGTAGTGAGGAGAGCCATATTTATTGGTTTTTGTAAACAGGTAAGGTAGCATATTTATTTTTGCTGCGCTGGCAGCAATTTGCCCAGAAACGAAAATCCATGCGTTGAGTGTTCCAAGGCAAACAATAAAAACAGCAATAGCTATAGGAATATGCCAGTTACCACCTAATATCAACTGTGCTATAGCCATAAAGGGAGCATCCATGCCCTGCAATGCAGTGAGGGGTATTACACCCATAACAACAATGCTAATACCAAAATAAATTATAGCTACCAAAGTTGTACCCACAACAAGTGCCCTAGAAATGGTTGTTGCATTTTTTACATTTTCACTAGGCGTAGTACCACTTTCTAATCCAATAAACCCCCAAAAAGAAATTAATGTAGAATTCGATAATATTTTATTGAATGAACCAACTGGGAATGTTCCATTGGTAAAATGAGTAGTATCAAAATAAAATAAGCAACCAATAGGAAGAATAACCAAGGGCAGGGTTTTGAGTAATGAAAGCACCATTTCCATTCTGGCACTTGTTGTGGATCCTAATAAGTTTAAGATCATGAAAAGAAGTATTAAAAATATCTCTAATACCAATATAGCCTCTTTAGAAAGGGATTTACCTATGCTATTTTCTATAATAGGTGTTATATACGAAAAAGCAGTTAGAACAACAACGGTAGTACTTACAAAGGAAATTATCCAATAACTCCAAGTAGTAAAAAAACCATATTTAAAACCAAATACATTAGATACATATACATGTGGCCCCCCTACTCCTGTATAGTAACGGGCTAGTTTACCAAATACAATTGATAAAAAAATTGCACCAACTCCACTTAGTAAGCATCCCAATAGAGACATATGGCCATATTCTGCAAGTGCTGCAGGCAATATAAATAACCCACTCCCAATTTGGGAACCTATTACAATGGCAACCAGTGAATAAAATCCTATTTTTCGATTCATTGAATATATAAAAAAGTGTTGTGAAAAATTAAATATATCAGGACCAACTAAATCATAAAACATATTACATTCCTATCTTCAACATAGCATGATAAAAAAACCAAAGTTCTTAGCTATCTCCTTAACATTTGTAGACAACAGTATGTAGGGGTGGTACTACCGAACTAAATACGCAGTCTCATAGCAAGAACGTAAGGAAACATGGTACCAGTATGTTTAGTTAGCAGCACTGCTGATACACTATATCATGTACGTAATCCTGTTAATATAGCAATAAAATTGTAAATTTAAAAGCAAAAAAGTATGATTTTTAAATAAAAAGTTTAATTTTACAACCGTTTAAGAAAGCAATTATTCTTGCACACACTTTATCTTTACCTAATAATATCAGTGTATCCATAAGTTCCGGACCAGCTGTTACTCCTGTAACTGCCATACGCAATATGGGCATAATATGACCAATAGAAGTGTTATGGGCTATAATAGATGCTTGTAATAATGATTTAACATGTTTATGATCCCATTCTGTTAGCGTAGATAACGCATGCATAAAGTCTGTTAAAACTTCTTTTATCTGTACATTCCATCTTTTTTTGATTGTATCACTGTCGTAGTTAATAGGAGCCATAACAAAAAAGAATTTTCCTTCTAGCCAAAAATCTTGGGGGAAAGTAACCCGATCTTTTACAAGATCACAGATTGGAATCACATTTTCTTGATTACATGTTATTCCTTCTTTAGCAGCTTCTGCTATAAAATATTCTGCCCAAACAGTTGGACTTTGTTTTTTTATATGCTGTTGATTAAACCAATTGGCTTTAGTGATATCAAATTTTGCTCCAGATTTTCCCAATCTTTCTAATGAAAAAGCTTTTATGAGTTCTTTTTGCGTAAACAGCTCTTGGTCATTTCCTGGACTCCATCCTAATAAGGCAAGAAAGTTTAATAACGCTTCTGGCAAGTAACCTTGCTCTCTAAATCCTTTCTTGACAGTAAGTTCTGGTCTATTCCAAATAATGGGGAATGCAGGAAATCCATATTCATCGGCATGACGTTTACTTAATTTACCTGTTCCATTTGGAGATAATAATAGAGGCAAATGCACAAATTTGGGCATCTGCTCGCTCCAACCAAAATAACGGTACAGCAGTACATGAATGGGCATAGAAGGTAGCCATTCCTCTCCACGGATGACATGGGTAATTTGCATTAAGTAATCATCTACTACACTGGCAAAATGATAAGTAGGTATACCATCCGATTTCATTAATACCTTATCATCTAGAACGGAGGTATCTACTTTGACCCAACCGCGTATCACATCATGAAAACGAATATGCTCTTTATGGGGTACATTCAGCCGAATTACATATGGCTTCCCACCATCTATCCACTCTTTTACTTGTTCTGGAGGAAGCGTAAATTGATTTTTCATCCATTCACGGCTTATTGAATTGTATTGTGGGCTAGTAACTTTTGCCTCTTTAAGACGGATACGCATTTCCTCTATATCTTCTTGAGAATCAAATGCATAATAAGCATGTCCTGCATCTAACAAACGTTGGATATGCTGTTTGTAGATATCTGTTCTTTCTGACTGTTTGTATGGTGCATAAGGGCCACCTTGTTCTGGTCCTTCATCTGGAACAATGCCTAACCATCGTAAACTTTCTAGAATATATTCTTCGGCACCAGGAACAAAACGTTTTTGGTCCGTGTCTTCTATGCGTAGAATAAACTGTCCTCCATGTTTTTTTGCAAAAAGATAATTGTACAAAATAGTTCGAACACTGCCAATATGTAATGCCCCTGTTGGACTAGGAGCAAATCGAACCTTAATAGCATTATTCATAAATAAATGTTATTGATTTTTAAAAGCTGAAACAATCCATCCCCCTCCTATCACATCCTCTTCTTCATAAAAGACAGCAGCTTGACCAGGTGTAACAGCATGAACACCAGAACCAAAAAACACATGCATGCGATCACCAACTTGTTCGATAACGGCAGGAGTACCTTGGTCATTGTACCTGATTTTGGTAACTGTATCTATTTTTTTCCCATTGAGATTTGAATATTTCGATAAATTAAGCTTATGTACATACATACCATCTCGAGATAATTCATCAAAAGTTCCCAATACAATTCGATTGGTTTCTTTTTGTATTTCTGTAACATAAACAGGATAGCCTAAGGCAAGATTTAACCCTTTTCGCTGACCAATGGTATAAAAAGGATACCCTTCATGATGGCCTACTACAGTACCATCTTCTAATACAAATTCTCCACCTTTTACCTGCTCTTCTAAACCAGGAACCTGCCTTTTTAGAAATCCACGGTAGTCATTATCAGGAATAAAACATATTTCATATGATTCTGATTTATGCACTAAATCTGTAAACCCACGTTCCGTAGCAAATGCACGAATTTCCTTCTTTGTAAAGCCACCTAGAGGAAGTAATGTTCGGCTAAGGCTTTCTTGAGATACACCCCATAACGCATAAGATTGATCTTTATGTGTGTCTACTCCTTTTGAGATAATATATCGCTCTCCCTCTTGACGCACTTTAGCATAATGACCTGTTGCTAGGTAATCACAGTTTAATTTGTTTGCACGTTGCAAAAGCGCATCCCATTTAATATGTGTATTGCATAATACACATGGATTAGGGGTTCTTCCAGCTAAATATTCTGATTTAAAATGGTTGATTACATGTCCTCCAAACTCTTCCCGTATATCCACGATAATATGTGGAAACCCTAATTCAACAGCTATATTACGTGCATCATTAATGGAGTCTAAGCTGCAACATCCAGTCTCTTTTTTTTTACCACCACTATTTGCATAGCTCCAAGTTTTCATCGTCATACCCACCACTTCATAACCTTGCTCATGCAACATAACAGCAGTTACGGAACTATCTATACCACCACTCATGGCCACCAGTACGCGTTCTTTTTTATTCATATATGTTAAGCAGCAAATAGGGAACTCCCTTTATTTTTATTCTTGAATGTAAAGGTATCAAAAAACCAAGCGTTTATGCAAATTAAACCATTATCCATGTATGCTATGTACTACATAGAAAAATATTATTTTTATAT from Cardinium endosymbiont of Culicoides punctatus carries:
- a CDS encoding outer membrane protein assembly factor BamD, with the translated sequence MNKSRKILLLLGFACFGHVTPTLARSTDTTHTQSNAAVLEKMQKIVKLYEKQRYTNVLELIEELLPVVKCKADRLQLQFYEAYANYYEKNYSISSNQFHFLTEQYSLDPQIEEAFFMAGYSLAFENVDIYLDQTVTYDAIHLLEEYLEMYPEGHYLDLAHIALKTLHHRLISKSFKEAACYVRLGYYHAAIVALENFEKTYPNSGFELKTYALLLKSYKERAKTVSNEQEKKQIIDRMLDLSKWHSAYMHDTDKGMVLKKKKGMENNTGLAMLPHMPKYFKK
- a CDS encoding ankyrin repeat domain-containing protein; its protein translation is MYTVILSITPYFNIFLLQKLITGTYATDLLLEHPVIKLESKNRYGRTPLGQAVHDGHVEIVALLLKHGANPEGITTTKWGEFLSKLGSQKHKKIKELLDKAKQENV
- the mnmA gene encoding tRNA 2-thiouridine(34) synthase MnmA, translating into MNKKERVLVAMSGGIDSSVTAVMLHEQGYEVVGMTMKTWSYANSGGKKKETGCCSLDSINDARNIAVELGFPHIIVDIREEFGGHVINHFKSEYLAGRTPNPCVLCNTHIKWDALLQRANKLNCDYLATGHYAKVRQEGERYIISKGVDTHKDQSYALWGVSQESLSRTLLPLGGFTKKEIRAFATERGFTDLVHKSESYEICFIPDNDYRGFLKRQVPGLEEQVKGGEFVLEDGTVVGHHEGYPFYTIGQRKGLNLALGYPVYVTEIQKETNRIVLGTFDELSRDGMYVHKLNLSKYSNLNGKKIDTVTKIRYNDQGTPAVIEQVGDRMHVFFGSGVHAVTPGQAAVFYEEEDVIGGGWIVSAFKNQ
- a CDS encoding DNA-directed RNA polymerase subunit omega yields the protein MNLNKKVYLTPRNISELIAPTGNIYESTVVITKRAKHLAMKLKEELDAKLEDYVSISQEKDSLDKHRQYEVSQHYERQPKPVLEAIKEFLEGDIAFRYYDDEKQGDRYMEEFE
- a CDS encoding APC family permease, encoding MNRKIGFYSLVAIVIGSQIGSGLFILPAALAEYGHMSLLGCLLSGVGAIFLSIVFGKLARYYTGVGGPHVYVSNVFGFKYGFFTTWSYWIISFVSTTVVVLTAFSYITPIIENSIGKSLSKEAILVLEIFLILLFMILNLLGSTTSARMEMVLSLLKTLPLVILPIGCLFYFDTTHFTNGTFPVGSFNKILSNSTLISFWGFIGLESGTTPSENVKNATTISRALVVGTTLVAIIYFGISIVVMGVIPLTALQGMDAPFMAIAQLILGGNWHIPIAIAVFIVCLGTLNAWIFVSGQIAASAAKINMLPYLFTKTNKYGSPHYSILASSLGIIPFLILTLNNSLKKQLLDLIDVSVIIFLLVYALSTCSYCKLLWDNRIARTKSNCIIGLLAMLFSIWMIVSAMSLFHLMVVGVIIASGIPSYLYMRNKSLISQEHTTTVTDISDKKSV
- the gltX gene encoding glutamate--tRNA ligase, producing the protein MNNAIKVRFAPSPTGALHIGSVRTILYNYLFAKKHGGQFILRIEDTDQKRFVPGAEEYILESLRWLGIVPDEGPEQGGPYAPYKQSERTDIYKQHIQRLLDAGHAYYAFDSQEDIEEMRIRLKEAKVTSPQYNSISREWMKNQFTLPPEQVKEWIDGGKPYVIRLNVPHKEHIRFHDVIRGWVKVDTSVLDDKVLMKSDGIPTYHFASVVDDYLMQITHVIRGEEWLPSMPIHVLLYRYFGWSEQMPKFVHLPLLLSPNGTGKLSKRHADEYGFPAFPIIWNRPELTVKKGFREQGYLPEALLNFLALLGWSPGNDQELFTQKELIKAFSLERLGKSGAKFDITKANWFNQQHIKKQSPTVWAEYFIAEAAKEGITCNQENVIPICDLVKDRVTFPQDFWLEGKFFFVMAPINYDSDTIKKRWNVQIKEVLTDFMHALSTLTEWDHKHVKSLLQASIIAHNTSIGHIMPILRMAVTGVTAGPELMDTLILLGKDKVCARIIAFLNGCKIKLFI
- the htpG gene encoding molecular chaperone HtpG: MHEQGTISIHTENIFPIIKKFLYSDQDIFLRELIANGVDAIQKLKKLSSMGLYEASTEKLSIEVIINEKEKKLIIKDTGLGMTADEIKQYINQIAFSGATAFIEKYKEQMDQHQLIGFFGLGFYSVFMVAKNVEIITKSYHHGAQAVHWTCDGSTNFEITPTTKNEVGTEIIVHIAEDSEEFLNKEHIQSILNKHCRFLPVEIFFDGKVINHTTPLWTKNPTDLKSEDYLSFYKELYPLAPDPLFWIHLNIDHPFTLTGVLYFPKVANYFEQKETVQLYARQVFITNDVKEVIPDFLCLLHGVIDSPDIPLNVSRSALQSDKNVKKIGTYIGKKVAEKLEALFRQDRKAYEDKWNDIALFIKYGMITDDKFDEKTRELILLQSTTNHYYTIDEYKNKVSKNQTDKHGNIIFLYTTDPQKHAMYIQTAQHKGYDVLVLNSPVDTNFINFGEYKFDNIKFKGIDTDTLSNLIEKEEVLEQVLTEVEQKELKSIYEQTIGTEQTTWNVTSMLPEELPVTFVTSELLRRMEQFSQGRGTGKKDIFKSMHLAINGNHPLAKKILGITDKDLQKELVKNAYYLGLLAQGMLEGDLLATFIRNYTDKLLNA